The DNA region CTCTCACCGAACCGAGCGAGCGCAAGCTGAAACAGCGTCACTGTGAACCGTCCGACTCAAAGAGGAGGCAGAAAGACACCGCAGGGACCGATAAAATGGGCGAATATGTACTCAATTAACCAACTCTGGACCGGCGTGAAAAATCCGGAGCTGGCACTCTCGAAACTCAACGGCACAATCAATCACTGGCGAGTCGGGTCGGAGTACTACCCCAGGGGGGTCGACGTGTTCGAGGAGGACTGGGACAATCTAGTTATTCTGGATGCTTGCCGGTACGATTTCTTCGACGAGCAGGTGTGGTTCGAGGGAACGACGGAAAAGCGACTCTCGCGAGGGTCGACGAGCCGGGAATTCATTCGCGGAAATTTCACCGACAGAACCGCCAAAGATACGGTCTACGTCTCCGCCAATCCGTGGTATCTGAGATTACACGACACCATCGGCGGTGAAGTTCACGACTACATGAACCTCCATAGCGACGAGAAACGCGATGCTGTTGGCGGGCTTACGACGAGACCGGAGACGGTGACGAAACATGCCCTGGAAGCCAACGAGGCGTATCCGAACAAACGGATTATTTTCCACTATCTCCAACCGCACCAGCCGTATCTGACCGACTTCGGTCGCGAGATTGTTGATTATCAGCGGGATATGATGTTGTCGATAAAGCAGAGCGATGCCGACAGGGCAGAAATCGTCAAAGCGTATCGCGAGAACCTCGACCTCGTCCTCGACGAAGTTGATACGCTCATCGAGTCACTCACCGGGAAGACAGTCATCACAGCCGATCACGGCGAGCTGTTGGGTGAGCGTGAACGGCCAATTCCCGTTCGGCGGTTCGGACATCCGGGAGGAGTCTACGTCGACGAGCTGCTCGAGGTCCCGTGGCACGTGATTGACACCGGTGAACGAAAAGAGATAGTCGCAGAAGAGCCTGTCGAGCGGTCAGTGAGCGAGAGCGATCAAGAAGCGGTCGAACAGCAGTTGGCTGACCTTGGATACCGCGTGTAGTTTACAATCCAGCAGTCCACGCCGTCCGACTGTCACCTCCAGTCAGCCGAGGACATCGGGAAGCATCGGTCGTCTTCACGTTCACTGGACCGGTGACAGTGTGGCACCACCGTCGGGAGCTGCAGTGACGAACTGGGGAGCGTATCGCTATGGTCGGTATGAAGCCCTCGAGTGGATGATACGTATCTGAAGAGCGATGGAGGAAAATCTGAAACGACTAAGAATATCACCCAGACACGAGCAGGTTCGAGCGAAAGCGTGGTAGTTTCAGTCCAATGATTGATACGACACAGATACAGATAGCTGCCGTCGTGTTCCCGATTATCGTTCTTATTACGAACTTCGCTATCAACTCCGTAACGGACGAGGACGACAGACGCTATCGGATTTTCGTCGGTGGTATGGGAATACTGGGGCTGCTCACAGCGATGATCGCAGCCATGCTCCTGTTTATCGGCGGGTTTCTCGAACTGCAGTTCGTAGTCGCCTACCGCTTTCTGGTGGTATCGGTGGTAGTGATATTCTTCCTCTCACTGGGAATCATGGTCCACGAGCTGTCGCGAGGTCTCGACGCAGACGCCGACAGGGTGTACGTCTTCGTCGGAATCGGCGTGTTCGTCAGCCTCTCGGTCGTTCTCCTTCGCGTGCTGTAATAGCTGACGAGAGTGACTAGTGTGAAGGAGGGAACGCTGGCCCGGATGAAACTATTAACCAACAAGGCCCGGTCTTACGAGGCAATTGTTGGTTAAGAGTGTGTCCGCCCAGCATTCCGATCTGCTGGGACGAGACTGGTCCTCGAAATATCAGGGAATAGAGAAGAGGCATGATTTGTGAGGGGACACACCCACCCCACTGGTTCCGCTGTTAGCGGAGAGAAGACGGCACCACCCCCATGGGAGGGGGTGGTTTGTCATCCAGTGAAGAACGGTATACGGATTTGGTTAGCAAGCCATATACTTAAACTTATTTGCTAGCGCTATAACTTAACTTTTCAGTATCCTTAGAACAGTGTAACAGCGTACAGATACCGCTTACAGCTACTACTCTCCGCGAACAGCTACTATACACTGCTAGCAGCGTTTAGACAGCATACTAGACGAGGACTCAGCTGTTATGAAGCTACAGCACGGGTGGTGGTTACAGCTCACTAGTTCCCCATCGAGTCAGTCCGGAATTTAGAGTCCCCCCTTCTCCCTCATCGCTAACAGCGGAACCAGTGGGGTGGGTGTCTTCCGCAACTACATCCAGATTTGACGTATCTGACGCTAACAGCGGAACCGGTGGAGTGGAGAGTATATAAATAATCGGGAACAGCGGAAGCAGCGGAAGCAAAGGAACCAAAGGTTAAGTCCCTCCCGCTCCCACACCGACTCGAATGAGTGACCTCTCGTTTACGCCGACGTCGTCGATATTCGAGAAGCGTGAGGCGCTGCTGGAGGAGTGGACGCCCGAGGAACTCGTGGGACGTGACAACGAACTCCAGCGGTATCACGCCGCATTGCAACCGGTGATCAACAACGAGAGTCCTTCCAACATCTTCCTCTATGGCAAGAGCGGCGTCGGAAAGACAGCCGCGACCCGGTATCTCCTCAACGCGCTCAAACGAGACGCCGCGGACGTTCCGGAACTCGACCTCCACACCATCGAGATAAACTGTGACGGGCTCAACTCGAGCTACCAGGCTGCAGTTGCGCTGGTCAACGAACTTCGTGACCCAGCAAAACAGATCTCGAACACCGGCTATCCCCAGGCGTCGGTGTACCAGTTTCTCTTCGAGGAACTCAACGACGCTGGCGGCACAGTGCTCATCGTCCTAGACGAAGTCGACCACATCCAGGATGACTCGCTCCTGTACAAGCTCCCACGGGCCCGTTCGAACGGCGACGTGACAGAGGCGAAACTCGGCGTCATCGGCATCTCTAATGACCTCGATTTCCGGAACCAACTCTCCTCGAAAGTCCGCTCCAGCCTCTGTGAGAAAGAGGTCTCCTTCTCTGCCTACGACGCTCAGGAACTCCAGCTCGTCCTCCAGCAGCGTGATTCGGTGGCGTTCAAAGATGGGGTCCTCGACGACGGTGTCGTCCAGATGTGTGCTGCATACGGCGCCAAGGACTCGGGGGACGCCCGGCAAGCCCTCGACCTCCTGCTCGAAGCAGGTGACCTCGCGCGGGAGTACAACGACGACCTCGTCACCGAGGCCCACGTTCGCGAGGCTCGGCAGCGCCTCCAGACTGATCAGGTCGTCGAAGGCATCAGGAACTACTCCGACCACGGCCAGCTCGTCCTGTACGCGTTGACGTTGCTGGCCGAGCGTGACGAAACGCCGGCCCGGACGAAGGACATCCTGGCGGCCTACCAGCAGGTGGCAAACGAGAACGGGATGGATCCGGTCTCTCTGCGTTCTGTTCGGGACTATCTCGGCGAACTGGACCAGCTGGGTATCATCTCCTCGACGGAGTTCAACCGCGGCAAAGGCGGCGGCAAGTACAAAGAACACGAGTTAGAGCAGTCGGTTTCGTCCGTGAAGACAGGACTGTCCGAGATTCTCGACGCGACGCCCTGACCCCACCGCTTCCGCTGTTACTCGTGCTGGTTGTCGCCTGCCAGTCCCAGATGGCCAGGTACCACTCAAACACCATTGGTTCCGCTGTTAGCGACGCCCGTGTAACTGTTTTCACTCCAGGGGGTCTGTGAGCAACGTACAAAAGAAACGCTGGCAGCCCCCGGGACAACGAACGGTACACGTGCTAACTATCTACAAGAGTAATACTCGCTTTCGCGAGCGTTGTGGCCGGTAAGCTATTTCATCCGATGGCACCACACCACCAGTTCCGCTGTTAGCGCTCCTGTCGGAACGTACCCCACCGCTTCCGCTGTTAGCGCTGTGCAGGCCAGTCACAACTACTCGCCCAGTTCCGAACCTCAGCTTCCGCTGTTACGACCTGTCTACCCCACCGCTTCCGCTGTTAGCACTGGTGGATACCCCCACTGCTTCCGCTGTTAGAGGAACGTTCGAAACTCCAACGCCGTCGCCGTTTGGTCTGTCTCGTCTCCCTCCCGATACCAATCGCGCTGGGACACCATCAGTTCCGCTGTTAGTCGATTGGGGGTCAGGGTACCCCACCGGTTCCGCTGTTAGCGGGCCAGCAGGTCCCTTCGCCGCAGTTGGATGGTCTCAGTGAACAATCTTACACTGGTGATTCCCGGCCTGGTTCGTCGCCCGTACGGGCCCGGTCGGTGAGGACCTCGATAAGCAGTGTTAACCAACATTCCGGAGACTGTGGAGGAACGTTGGTTAAAGAACGAGCCAACTGAATCCAGGAGGGGCTCTTTTCCACGCGGAGTGTCAACGTGGTGTATGGAAATCCGCGAGGCGACGCCGGCAGACAGCGACCGCATCGGGCGTATCGCCGAGAGTTCGTTCAACTCGTCGTTCGCGCTCAGCCCGGAGGAGATTGCAACGCTCGTCGAGGAGCAGTTCTCAGAATCGGCCCTGGAGGAGCGACTGTCGGATTCGGACGGCTGGTTCCTGGCAGCGCAAGCGGAGCTCGATGGCGAGACTATTCTGGGCGGGTTTCTGGACGGGACAGCAGCTGGACGCATCCGCTGGCTCCACGTCGACCCGGAGGCTCGCGGGCAAGGCATCGCGACGGCGCTGGTCGAACACCTCCGAGCGGAGCACGGGGACCGCCCACTCGCCTGGGAGGTCCTCGACGACGCCGTCGAGGGCGTCGGCTTTTGCGAGCAGTTCGGACTCACCGAACAGGGGCGGGATTCACTCGAAATCGGCGGACACGAGTACGGTGTGACCCTCTATGCCGAGGACGAACGGGCCGAGGAATCAAACGAGCCAGCGGTCCCGATTCCGGCGTCGGTAAGCGTCGAGGGCGAGGACCGCCCGCTCGACCGCGACGACCCGATTCCCGGCCGGGAGGCCCCGTTCTTTCGGACCTTCGTGTCGGGAGACCGCGAGTCGGCGTACGGCTACGTCTGTTCGCAGTGTGGAAGCACCAACGTGACTGCTGATGGGCTCGACCGGCTGGAGTGTGGCGACTGTGGCAACGTCCACCTGGCCGACGAGTGGGACGGTGCGTACCTCTGATGCGGTGAGTCCCACAACTGCCGTCCAGAAGTCCAATGCCTGGGGCTTTCGAGCGCCGCCGGCTCGGTGCGCTACAGGCGCGGCGACTGAGACTGGACGGTGTCGGAGACCTCGCTGACGACGCCGCCAAGTAGGACCAGCGCGTCGTCGAGGGTGACGATACCACGGAGCGCGCCGTTGTCGTCGACGATCGGGAGCCGCCGGATTCCCTCGTCGCTCATGACCTGGATAGCATCGAAGATGTTCATCGATGGGTCGGCCGTGAACACGTCGCCGTGGAGCAGCTCCTCGGCCGTCCGCTGGGCGATGTCGGGCGTCTCCTCCAGCGCGAGGGCGACCTTCCGGTCGGTGATGATACCAATCGGGCGGTCATCTTCGACGACGACGACAGAGCCGACGTCGTTCTCGGCCATCTTTGCAACGACCGTTCGAACTGGCGTGTCTCGCTCCGCGGTGACGACGTCGTCGGTGATGATTTCGTTGACTCGGATGGGTTTCAGCAGCGGTCGCTGGGGGCCGCGCCCCTGGGGCTGACGTTGTGGCTGGGCCCCGGACGGCTGTCCGACCTGTGGCTGCCCGCCGGCGGCCCCCTGTGTGGGCTGTGCAGCCTGCATCTGCTGCTGTCCCATCGCCTGGGGCGGCTGTTGCTGGGACTGCTGGGGCGGCTGTGGTTGCTGGGCGAACTGTTGTGGCGGGGAGGCCCGCCCCTGCTGCATCGACTGTGGTTGGGGCTGTCCCTGTTGTGATGTCTGTCCTTGCTGGGCCCTCTGTGGTGTGGGTTGGCCCTGTCCCGTCGACGATGGTTGGGCCTGTTGCATCGACTGCGGTTGGCCCCGTCCTTGCTGGGCTGTCTGACCTTGCTGCGGTGTTGCTTGACCCTGTTGCATCGACTGGGGTGTTCCCTGTCCCTGTGCCGGCTGCTGGTATTGCTGTAGCGGCTGCTGGCCGGTCGGCTGGTACGGTGTCGACTGTTCTCTCTCACGGTCATCTGCCGGTGTGTAATCGTGGTTTGGTGTCATAGTGATGTCTGCGCCCCGCTGCTAACTGCCAGCTGAACAGTTCACTCCAGTGTCAAATAAACCTTGTCGAGAGTCGGCTTCCGACGTCGCTCTTACCGAGAGCCAGTCCATATCAGTCCGATAACCCTTCGACCATACTTTACCGTCAGCGGCCCGTACTAGCTCGAAAAGGCAGTCCTACTCCCGGTAGCCGGGTGAAAACAGACGAATCGTCGAGCGATTTTATGTAATTCCGCCGGAAGCTACGACCACAGGACCGGCGGGAGGACAGTATGACATCTGACGACACTGACACAGGAGAGGGGAACGACGCTAACGCTGAGCGGACGGGGTCCAGTGAGCAAGAGTCGAGCGGCCCGCTGCG from Haloarcula salinisoli includes:
- a CDS encoding CBS domain-containing protein gives rise to the protein MQQGRASPPQQFAQQPQPPQQSQQQPPQAMGQQQMQAAQPTQGAAGGQPQVGQPSGAQPQRQPQGRGPQRPLLKPIRVNEIITDDVVTAERDTPVRTVVAKMAENDVGSVVVVEDDRPIGIITDRKVALALEETPDIAQRTAEELLHGDVFTADPSMNIFDAIQVMSDEGIRRLPIVDDNGALRGIVTLDDALVLLGGVVSEVSDTVQSQSPRL
- a CDS encoding orc1/cdc6 family replication initiation protein is translated as MSDLSFTPTSSIFEKREALLEEWTPEELVGRDNELQRYHAALQPVINNESPSNIFLYGKSGVGKTAATRYLLNALKRDAADVPELDLHTIEINCDGLNSSYQAAVALVNELRDPAKQISNTGYPQASVYQFLFEELNDAGGTVLIVLDEVDHIQDDSLLYKLPRARSNGDVTEAKLGVIGISNDLDFRNQLSSKVRSSLCEKEVSFSAYDAQELQLVLQQRDSVAFKDGVLDDGVVQMCAAYGAKDSGDARQALDLLLEAGDLAREYNDDLVTEAHVREARQRLQTDQVVEGIRNYSDHGQLVLYALTLLAERDETPARTKDILAAYQQVANENGMDPVSLRSVRDYLGELDQLGIISSTEFNRGKGGGKYKEHELEQSVSSVKTGLSEILDATP
- a CDS encoding GNAT family N-acetyltransferase → MEIREATPADSDRIGRIAESSFNSSFALSPEEIATLVEEQFSESALEERLSDSDGWFLAAQAELDGETILGGFLDGTAAGRIRWLHVDPEARGQGIATALVEHLRAEHGDRPLAWEVLDDAVEGVGFCEQFGLTEQGRDSLEIGGHEYGVTLYAEDERAEESNEPAVPIPASVSVEGEDRPLDRDDPIPGREAPFFRTFVSGDRESAYGYVCSQCGSTNVTADGLDRLECGDCGNVHLADEWDGAYL